A single genomic interval of Rhinatrema bivittatum chromosome 12, aRhiBiv1.1, whole genome shotgun sequence harbors:
- the FANCE gene encoding Fanconi anemia group E protein — protein MEEQGALPLGHFDQASRLLLQTLMSGPWGSLAAMRSLQRIQAWQEPEKRPFCWRSFTETLCEKEPILEGPEKTLILKPLLLLLPLVCQRNLLSLLHVAQSVVPRECLSKVLQAISQEASYDPWIVAHRDLLKRDLGDGSCSAPLPVTNTCQQQLKNLCQKLTTADVGRVDSKRQLSWFKDKFPESDPECAPISMSQNARKRKMSAVESHNFTICDSEMDRPRKRNRSMGNGMDFEPFSGHASQTGVTAAEKDRNFVNDVLALQTTQDQKIDARQSNSQSERAPEVPKFIKLCVPRLKELLQTEADISDVVAPPELQVLNDCDPAQLMTLCSALQFSELSEQAVLHFCTRIQALAPDLSFHNARILTTSLFLHRVLSLTESASRLLIGALTLFCSKYAGPVCCALINPILQAPKRGAMQVELVCRMVEECLEPEHLLLVFRQVVEVHWSEELLSVLHTLLGKKVELTPDPFDFLIMRLCQQASEFAKSIKYAKLMLTVVTKYQSSITSAHWGALAGALALNDTFLKKSLQAALKRLSIS, from the exons ATGGAGGAGCAGGGCGCTCTCCCGCTCGGGCACTTTGATCAGGCCTCCCGCCTCCTGCTCCAGACGCTCATGTCTGGCCCCTGGGGGTCCCTAGCCGCCATGCGGAGCCTCCAGCGGATCCAGGCCTGGCAGGAGCCGGAGAAGCGGCCCTTCTGTTGGAGGAGCTTCACAGAGACCCTGTGCGAGAAGGAGCCCATCCTGGAGGGACCTGAGAAGACCTTGATCCT AAAACCTTTACTTTTGCTGCTGCCATTAGTATGTCAAAGAAATCTCCTCTCTCTGCTGCATGTAGCACAGTCTGTTGTACCAAGAGAGTGTCTAAGCAAAGTGCTCCAGGCCATAAGTCAAGAGGCCAGCTATGACCCATGGATAGTGGCACACAGAGATCTATTGAAGAGAGACCTTGGAGATGGAAGCTGCTCAGCCCCTCTTCCGGTAACAAACACCTGCCAGCAGCAGCTTAAAAATCTGTGCCAGAAACTCACCACAGCTGACGTGGGTAGAGTGGACTCTAAAAGGCAGCTAAGTTGGTTCAAGGACAAATTTCCTGAAAGTGATCCAGAGTGTGCCCCAATCTCTATGTCCCAGAATGCCAGGAAACGCAAGATGTCAGCAGTGGAAAGCCACAACTTCACTATCTGCGATTCTGAAATGGATAGGCCAAGAAAACGAAACAGGTCCATGGGGAATGGGATGGACTTTGAGCCATTCAGTGGTCATGCCTCCCAAACAGGAGTCACTGCTGCTGAGAAAGACAGGAACTTTGTTAATGATGTACTAGCACTTCAGACAACTCAAGACCAGAAAATAGATGCCAGACAAAGCAACTCCCAGTCCGAAAGAGCACCGGAAGTACCCAAATTTATCAAG TTGTGTGTGCCCAGGCTGAAGGAGCTTCTGCAGACAGAAGCTGAT ATTTCTGACGTGGTTGCTCCGCCTGAGCTGCAGGTCCTCAATGACTGTGATCCAGCCCAG CTGATGACGCTTTGTTCGGCGCTGCAGTTCTCTGAGCTCTCTGAACAAGCTGTATTGCATTTTTGCACCAGGATCCAGGCCCTCGCACCTGATCTCAGCTTCCACAATGCAAGGATTCTGACCACCAGCCTCTTTCTGCACAGA GTTCTTTCGCTGACGGAGTCCGCTTCACGGCTTCTCATCGGTGCCCTGACCTTGTTCTGTTCCAAGTATGCTGGTCCTGTCTGCTGTGCTCTGATTAACCCTATCTTGCAGGCTCCAAAGAGAG GGGCCATGCAGGTGGAGCTGGTTTGCCGGATGGTGGAAGAGTgtctggagcctgaacatctcCTGCTGGTTTTCAG GCAGGTTGTGGAGGTGCACTGGTCCGAGGAGTTGCTCTCTGTGCTGCACACACTCCTGGGGAAAAAG GTGGAGCTGACTCCTGACCCTTTTGATTTCTTGATTATGCGCCTCTGTCAGCAGGCATCCGAGTTTGCCAAGTCCATAAAATATGCTAAGTTGATGTTGACTGTGGTGACCAAGTACCAAAGCAGC ATTACCTCTGCTCACTGGGGTGCCCTTGCTGGTGCTCTGGCACTGAATGACACATTTCTTAAGAAATCTCTCCAGGCTGCCCTGAAGCGACTGTCCATTtcataa
- the LOC115074510 gene encoding probable E3 ubiquitin-protein ligase makorin-1, translating into MLPEPGSFIFLICVGEYKMEPGPMAAAAAATGAYGRGLSTRAPCRNFIRGACRWGQSCRFSHDRKSSQICRFFQNGFCGYGDRCSFQHISLSEGQCGSRRSSDPVVFVPGGSLLPYRRGSEPSTFLEPAALQNPGSRCGSEPAIPSMAQLRRSFERLSTEFEDDEGGDSSRSSSEHWAQAAEFVPRRPLLARSFGSQEPGLVRSTSEPALQECEEYRETGIGLIEASSKESLADNAVLNEGKEAGREGASAFEQSKDVICGICMDKVYDKLLPEERLFGILPNCSHAYCINCIRQWRKSRDFQNEVIKSCPLCRIKSSYFIPHTYWITNAEEKTQLIETFKARTSKIRCRFFMRGNGYCPFKSDCIYLHELPAGQHPRRRRERRTSAASALSRLSAELMELEEDLYLFHHALAILESDLEHQDHPAEVEILLECSDLD; encoded by the exons ATGCTCCCGGAGCCgggctcttttatttttttgatctGTGTAGGAGAATACAAGATGGAGCCTGGGCCAATGGCAGCAGCCGCCGCAGCCACCGGTGCCTATGGCCGAGGACTGTCTACCAGGGCACCTTGCAG AAATTTCATCCGTGGAGCCTGCAGATGGGGGCAGAGCTGCCGTTTTTCTCATGACAGAAAGTCGTCCCAGATCTGCAGGTTTTTCCAGAATGGCTTCTGTGGCTATGGAGACCGCTGCAG CTTCCAGCATATTTCTTTATCTGAAGGACAGTGTGGGAGCAGGCGCAGCTCTGACCCTGTGGTCTTTGTGCCTGGAGGCAGCCTGTTGCCATATCGCCGTGGCTCAGAGCCATCCACTTTTCTGGAACCAGCAGCACTGCAGAATCCAGGAAGTCGCTGTGGATCAGAACCCGCCATCCCCAGCATGGCACAGCTGCGGAGAAGCTTTGAACGGCTGAGCACAGAATTTGAGGATGACGAGGGAGGGGACTCTTCTCGTAGTTCCTCAGAGCACTGGGCCCAGGCTGCTGAGTTTGTCCCTCGGCGCCCTCTGCTGGCAAGGA GTTTTGGATCGCAGGAGCCTGGCCTGGTGAGGTCCACTTCTGAGCCAGCACTGCAGGAGTGTGAAGAATATCGTGAAACTGGTATTGGATTAATAGAAGCTTCCTCTAAGGAGAGCCTCGCAGATAATGCAGTCCTAAATGAAGGCAAG GAGGCTGGCAGAGAAGGTGCTAGTGCTTTTGAGCAAAGCAAGGATGTGATCTGTGGAATATGCATGGATAAGGTCTATGATAAGCTGCTTCCAGAAGAACGTCTGTTTGGAATATTGCCTAACTGCAGCCATGCCTACTGCATAAACTGCATTCGGCAATGGCGCAAGAGCCGTGACTTCCAAAACGAGGTTATCAA GAGCTGCCCTCTGTGCAGGATCAAATCCAGCTACTTTATTCCCCACACATACTGGATCACTAATGCAGAGGAGAAGACACAACTGATAGAGACCTTCAAAGCCCGAACAAG TAAAATCAGATGCAGATTTTTTATGCGTGGAAATGGGTATTGTCCTTTCAAATCGGATTGCATTTACTTGCACGAGCTCCCTGCAGGACAGCACCCCAGAAGGAGACGTGAACGGAGGACTAGTGCAGCTTCT GCACTCAGTCGTCTTTCAGCAGAGCTGATGGAATTGGAGGAAGACTTATACCTGTTTCATCATGCCCTTGCAATCCTGGAGAGTGATCTTGAACATCAGGATCACCCTGCAGAGGTGGAGATACTCCTGGAGTGTAGCGACTTAGACTAG